From a single Deinococcus humi genomic region:
- a CDS encoding HEAT repeat domain-containing protein: MTRDEALRFLRAHQPLPSDDALALYPELGRSLLTQFDEARKHFEAHPDPECLPLLLRACGDKSGFGVYQLVCCAFIPQPASVVVPHLVTALQSPHLGVRYQAAGLSALFPDDRLVAPLRQVYHQGDDDERSAALLALTRNTSLKARDALLIPRPDIDDDLVEWVDEYFGSPD; this comes from the coding sequence ATGACCCGTGACGAGGCCCTCAGGTTCTTGCGCGCCCACCAACCCCTTCCCTCCGATGATGCCTTGGCCCTTTACCCTGAGCTTGGGCGCAGTCTCCTCACTCAATTCGACGAGGCGCGAAAGCACTTTGAAGCTCACCCTGACCCTGAGTGTCTTCCTTTGCTCCTCAGAGCCTGTGGTGACAAGAGTGGTTTCGGGGTCTATCAACTCGTTTGTTGCGCCTTTATTCCACAGCCTGCATCGGTAGTCGTGCCGCACCTCGTGACTGCGCTCCAGAGCCCACATCTCGGTGTCCGTTATCAGGCTGCAGGACTCAGTGCGCTCTTTCCGGATGATCGGCTGGTTGCACCTTTGCGGCAGGTTTACCACCAAGGAGACGATGACGAACGGTCCGCAGCGTTGCTTGCCCTCACGCGCAATACGAGTCTGAAGGCGCGCGACGCCCTTCTTATTCCTCGCCCAGATATTGACGACGATCTTGTCGAATGGGTTGATGAGTACTTCGGCAGTCCTGATTGA